The Mammaliicoccus sciuri genome window below encodes:
- the guaB gene encoding IMP dehydrogenase has translation MWENKFQKEGLTFDDVLLVPAKSEVLPSDVDLSVSLSKNIKLNIPIISAGMDTVTEAKMAIAMARQGGLGVIHKNMSIEHQADEVQKVKRSENGVITNPFFLTPDEQVYAAEALMSKYRISGVPIVNNEEDMELVGIITNRDLRFIENFSIKISDVMTKEDLVTAPVGTTLEQAEEILQKYKIEKLPLISEEGKLKGLITIKDIEKVIEFPYAAKDSEGRLLVAAALGIAKDTPIRAQKLVEAGADALVIDTAHGHSKGVLDVVKHISESYPEVTIIAGNVATGEGTKALFEAGADVVKVGIGPGSICTTRVVAGVGVPQITAIYDCATEARNYGKAIIADGGIKFSGDIAKALAAGGHAVMLGSLLAGTEESPGQTEIFQGRQYKVYRGMGSLGAMEQGSKDRYFQEDTAAKKFVPEGIEGRIDFKGPLQDTIYQLIGGIKSGMGYTGSANLEQLREEAQFIRMTGAGLKESHPHDVQITKEAPNYSF, from the coding sequence ATGTGGGAAAACAAATTTCAAAAAGAAGGCTTAACGTTCGATGATGTATTATTAGTACCAGCAAAATCAGAGGTATTACCAAGTGATGTAGACTTAAGCGTATCTCTTTCCAAAAATATTAAGTTAAATATTCCAATCATTTCAGCTGGTATGGATACAGTTACTGAAGCTAAAATGGCGATTGCTATGGCAAGACAAGGTGGCTTAGGTGTTATTCATAAGAACATGTCTATAGAACATCAAGCAGATGAGGTACAAAAAGTTAAACGTTCAGAAAATGGCGTTATTACAAACCCATTCTTCTTAACACCTGATGAGCAAGTGTACGCAGCAGAAGCATTGATGAGTAAATACCGTATTTCTGGTGTTCCAATCGTTAATAACGAAGAAGATATGGAACTTGTCGGTATTATTACTAACCGTGACTTAAGATTTATCGAAAACTTCTCAATTAAAATTTCTGATGTTATGACTAAAGAAGATTTAGTAACAGCACCAGTTGGCACAACGTTAGAACAAGCAGAAGAAATTTTACAAAAATATAAAATCGAAAAACTTCCATTAATTTCTGAAGAAGGTAAACTTAAAGGATTAATTACAATTAAAGATATTGAAAAAGTAATCGAATTCCCATATGCAGCAAAAGATAGTGAAGGACGTCTACTTGTTGCAGCAGCATTAGGTATTGCTAAAGATACACCAATTCGTGCTCAAAAATTAGTAGAAGCAGGCGCAGATGCACTTGTTATTGATACTGCACATGGTCACTCTAAAGGTGTCTTAGATGTCGTTAAACATATTAGTGAATCATACCCAGAAGTTACAATTATCGCAGGTAACGTTGCTACAGGTGAAGGTACTAAAGCATTGTTTGAAGCGGGAGCAGACGTCGTTAAAGTTGGTATTGGACCAGGTTCAATCTGTACAACTCGTGTCGTTGCAGGTGTAGGTGTACCTCAAATTACAGCTATTTATGATTGTGCAACAGAAGCACGTAACTATGGTAAAGCAATTATTGCTGACGGTGGTATTAAATTCTCTGGTGATATCGCGAAAGCTTTAGCAGCAGGTGGACATGCAGTTATGTTAGGTAGCTTACTTGCTGGTACAGAAGAAAGCCCTGGACAAACAGAAATCTTCCAAGGTCGTCAATATAAAGTTTATCGTGGTATGGGATCACTTGGTGCGATGGAACAAGGTTCTAAAGACCGTTACTTCCAAGAAGATACTGCAGCTAAGAAATTTGTACCAGAAGGCATTGAAGGTAGAATTGACTTTAAAGGCCCATTACAAGATACAATTTATCAATTAATTGGCGGTATTAAGAGCGGTATGGGTTACACAGGATCAGCTAACCTAGAACAATTAAGAGAAGAAGCTCAGTTTATTAGAATGACTGGCGCAGGCCTTAAAGAATCACATCCACATGATGTTCAAATTACTAAAGAAGCACCAAACTACTCATTTTAA
- a CDS encoding IS6-like element IS257 family transposase — translation MNYFRYKQFNKDVITLAVGYYLRYALSYRDISEILRERGVNVHHSTVYRWVQEYAPILYQIWKKKHKKAYYKWRIDETYIKIKGKWNYLYRAIDAEGHTLDIWLRKQRDNHSAYAFIKRLIKQFGKPQKVITDQAPSTKVAMAKVIKAFKLKPDCHCTSKYLNNLIEQDHRYIKVRKTRYQSINTAKNTLKGIECIYALYKKNRRSLQIYGFSPCHEISIMLAS, via the coding sequence ATGAACTATTTCAGATATAAACAATTTAACAAGGACGTCATCACTTTAGCCGTTGGCTACTATCTAAGATATGCATTGAGTTATCGTGATATATCTGAAATATTAAGGGAACGTGGTGTAAATGTTCATCATTCAACGGTCTACCGTTGGGTTCAAGAATATGCCCCGATTTTATATCAAATTTGGAAGAAAAAGCATAAAAAAGCTTATTACAAATGGCGTATTGATGAGACGTACATCAAAATAAAAGGAAAATGGAACTATTTATATCGTGCCATTGATGCAGAGGGACATACATTAGATATTTGGTTGCGTAAGCAACGAGATAATCATTCAGCATATGCATTTATCAAACGTCTCATTAAACAATTTGGTAAACCTCAAAAAGTGATTACAGATCAGGCACCTTCAACGAAGGTAGCAATGGCTAAAGTCATTAAAGCTTTTAAACTTAAACCTGACTGTCATTGTACATCGAAATATCTGAATAATCTCATTGAGCAAGATCACCGTTATATTAAAGTAAGAAAGACAAGATATCAAAGTATCAATACGGCAAAGAATACTTTAAAAGGTATTGAATGTATTTACGCTCTATATAAAAAGAACCGCAGGTCTCTTCAGATCTACGGATTTTCGCCATGCCACGAAATTAGCATCATGCTAGCAAGTTAA
- the xpt gene encoding xanthine phosphoribosyltransferase, with translation MRTLQDRVKEDGVVIDEKILKVDSFLNHQIDAKLMYEVGQVITEHFKDKKITKVLTIEASGIAPAIMASLHLDVPCLFAKKAKPSTMTSEFYQTDIHSFTKNTTSTVVIAKQFLNEDDHVLIIDDFLANGEASLGLHRLVQAANATTSGIGIVIEKSFQPGREKLESEGLEVLSLCQVASLLGNTVKLVGE, from the coding sequence GTGAGGACACTACAAGATAGGGTTAAAGAAGATGGTGTAGTCATCGATGAAAAGATTCTCAAGGTTGATTCATTTTTAAATCACCAAATTGATGCAAAGTTAATGTATGAAGTTGGTCAAGTTATTACGGAACATTTTAAAGACAAGAAAATCACGAAAGTACTTACGATTGAAGCGTCAGGTATCGCACCTGCAATAATGGCATCTTTACATTTAGACGTGCCATGTTTATTTGCGAAAAAAGCAAAACCATCTACAATGACATCTGAATTTTATCAAACAGATATTCACTCATTTACTAAAAATACAACGAGTACAGTGGTTATTGCGAAACAATTTTTAAATGAAGACGACCATGTATTAATTATTGATGACTTCTTAGCGAATGGCGAAGCATCATTAGGATTACATCGTTTAGTTCAAGCAGCAAACGCAACAACATCTGGAATTGGAATTGTTATAGAAAAAAGTTTCCAACCGGGTAGAGAGAAGTTGGAATCTGAAGGACTAGAAGTCTTATCTCTATGCCAAGTTGCTTCATTATTAGGAAATACAGTCAAACTGGTAGGAGAATAA
- a CDS encoding nucleobase:cation symporter-2 family protein, producing MKNFILSVQHLLAMYAGAIMVPIIVGSALKFTPEEVAYLVAIDIFMCGVATFLQVYKGIGIGLPVVLGCTFTAVAPMILVGNTHGIGVLYGSIFLSGIIVVLISPFFSYLVKLFPPVVTGSVVTIIGITLMPVAMNYLAGGQGEKNYGDSKNIFLGLFTLVIILLIQRLSKGFIKSIAILLGLLIGTTVASFYGLVDTSNLRTSNWLELPRPFRFSGFEFEFGTTIVFVIIAIVSLIESTGVYHALSEITKQPISRKDLSKGYRAEGIAIIIGSIFNAFPYTAYSQNVGLVSLSGAKKNQIMYMMVALLIVCGSIPKLGALASMIPFPVLGGAMIAMFGMVMAYGVKMLGGIDFNKQNNLLVIAVSVGIGAGITAVPQALETFGEEYAWLTQNGIVLGTFSAIILNLCFNGLNNQQNSENVK from the coding sequence ATGAAAAATTTCATCTTAAGTGTTCAACATTTACTTGCTATGTATGCGGGTGCCATAATGGTACCTATTATCGTCGGATCTGCTTTAAAATTCACACCTGAAGAAGTGGCTTACTTAGTCGCAATTGATATCTTTATGTGTGGTGTAGCAACATTTTTACAAGTATATAAAGGAATAGGAATTGGACTGCCGGTAGTCTTGGGATGTACATTTACAGCCGTAGCACCAATGATTCTAGTTGGTAATACACATGGTATCGGTGTGCTATACGGTTCTATATTTCTTTCAGGGATTATTGTAGTCTTAATTTCTCCATTTTTCTCGTATTTAGTAAAATTATTTCCACCTGTTGTTACAGGGAGTGTTGTTACAATAATCGGTATTACGTTAATGCCAGTTGCCATGAATTATTTAGCAGGTGGTCAAGGTGAAAAGAACTACGGAGACAGTAAAAATATATTCTTAGGTTTATTTACATTAGTGATCATCTTATTAATACAAAGATTATCTAAAGGGTTCATTAAATCTATAGCGATATTACTCGGTTTATTAATAGGTACAACCGTCGCTTCCTTCTATGGATTAGTGGATACATCGAATTTAAGAACGTCGAATTGGTTGGAATTACCTAGACCATTTAGATTTAGCGGGTTTGAATTTGAATTTGGTACAACGATCGTCTTTGTCATTATTGCAATCGTTAGTTTGATAGAATCAACAGGCGTGTACCATGCTTTAAGTGAAATTACGAAACAACCTATATCAAGAAAAGACTTATCAAAAGGTTATAGAGCTGAAGGGATTGCGATTATAATTGGTTCAATCTTTAATGCATTTCCTTACACAGCTTATTCTCAAAACGTTGGACTAGTATCATTGTCTGGCGCTAAAAAGAATCAAATCATGTATATGATGGTTGCATTATTAATCGTATGTGGCTCAATACCTAAGCTCGGTGCATTAGCAAGCATGATTCCATTTCCAGTATTAGGTGGTGCGATGATTGCGATGTTTGGAATGGTTATGGCATACGGTGTGAAAATGCTTGGTGGCATAGACTTTAACAAACAAAACAATTTACTCGTGATTGCCGTATCGGTCGGGATTGGTGCAGGTATTACAGCAGTACCTCAAGCGCTTGAAACATTTGGAGAAGAATATGCTTGGTTAACACAAAACGGTATCGTATTAGGTACTTTCTCAGCTATTATATTAAATTTATGTTTTAATGGATTAAACAATCAACAAAACAGTGAAAATGTGAAATAA
- the ccrA gene encoding cassette chromosome recombinase CcrA yields MKQAIGYLRQSTTKQQSLAAQKQTIEALAKKHNIQYITFYSDKQSGRTDKRNGYQQITELIQQGQCDVLCCYRLNRLHRNLKNALKLMKLCQKYHVHILSIHDGYFDMDKAFDRLKLNVFISLAELESDNIGEQVKNGLKEKVRQGKLITTHAPFGYTYRNGTFTINQDEAPTVKTIFHYYLQGYGYKKIAQYLDTDDKCINRKPYQVRAIITNPNYCGRVINQYGQYDNMFPSIVSTNIYEQAQEIRSQKHTKRTPSDNQLQKKIKCPYCGSTLTNMTIRKKHHTLRYYVCPKNMNASRFVCAFKGINAQVLETSVLATCQNFFQNQQLYSKINQTIQQRFKRQRDIEAKHTLTQEQLIDKLAKGMIDAETFRNQSQSVLQKRKTISSISDTQLQTSLQKVIQKSFTLNMLYPYIDVIHITKNKELSGIYIKNEPLNIVNQTIQSSTG; encoded by the coding sequence ATGAAACAAGCAATAGGTTACTTACGACAGAGCACTACAAAGCAACAATCCTTAGCAGCACAAAAACAAACCATCGAGGCATTAGCCAAAAAACATAATATTCAATACATTACCTTTTATAGCGATAAGCAATCAGGACGCACTGATAAGCGGAACGGTTACCAACAAATTACTGAACTGATTCAACAAGGACAATGTGATGTATTATGTTGTTATCGCTTGAATCGACTGCATCGTAATTTGAAAAATGCATTAAAACTTATGAAACTGTGTCAAAAGTATCATGTTCATATTCTAAGTATTCATGATGGCTATTTTGATATGGATAAAGCGTTTGATCGCCTAAAACTTAATGTATTCATAAGTCTCGCAGAATTAGAGTCCGATAATATTGGTGAACAAGTCAAGAATGGTCTTAAAGAAAAAGTTAGACAAGGTAAACTCATCACGACACATGCACCATTTGGTTATACCTATCGCAATGGCACATTCACAATTAATCAAGATGAAGCACCAACGGTTAAGACAATATTCCATTACTACCTACAAGGCTATGGTTATAAGAAAATTGCGCAATACCTAGACACAGATGATAAATGTATTAATCGTAAGCCCTACCAAGTACGCGCTATTATCACGAATCCTAATTATTGTGGTCGCGTTATCAATCAATATGGACAATATGATAACATGTTCCCATCTATTGTTTCGACCAATATATACGAACAAGCTCAAGAAATACGGTCACAAAAACATACAAAACGGACTCCCTCAGATAATCAACTTCAGAAGAAAATAAAATGTCCATATTGTGGATCAACCCTGACTAATATGACAATTAGAAAAAAGCACCATACCTTACGTTATTATGTCTGTCCTAAAAACATGAATGCATCACGTTTTGTCTGTGCATTCAAAGGAATCAATGCGCAAGTATTAGAAACAAGTGTCTTAGCGACTTGTCAGAACTTCTTTCAGAACCAACAGCTCTATTCAAAAATCAACCAAACAATTCAACAACGATTCAAAAGACAAAGGGACATAGAAGCTAAACATACACTCACGCAAGAACAACTGATAGATAAACTTGCCAAAGGTATGATTGATGCTGAAACATTCAGGAATCAGTCTCAATCAGTGCTTCAAAAGCGCAAAACCATATCTTCAATAAGTGATACTCAGTTACAAACATCACTACAAAAGGTTATACAGAAAAGTTTCACGTTAAACATGTTATATCCCTATATTGATGTCATTCATATTACTAAAAATAAAGAATTAAGCGGAATCTATATAAAAAATGAGCCACTAAACATCGTTAATCAAACGATACAATCATCAACTGGCTAA
- a CDS encoding DUF2382 domain-containing protein, with protein sequence MGKIEKFSNESDLLQRIDQLKEEGVGESDLQVISEDKLDDNSLDYTDVKVKNSRGSFSDKITALFSGESAEERVLSSLNIPEEELDSYKQELNNGKILLYVDNDNISDTENYDSNHPKDSQTGNEHYDNTKPFSSDESEDSGVSKGTAAGAGLGAGAAGAGAAAVHSTSDQEEDVNETSDFDKAEREEEFNQQDEVPENDLTQDVDTADTEKTDAPSFDNEAETDRDVNTNRYGNNINEEDVAHDDVDDSNIDHQETSTSANLAGASGLGAAGYANEHREQQETEDDVQDDRRVYSSDYGETDNVKDQQDLTREDESSFSRVHDDDVERERSNLNYDKPNESVEPPVSDETTTRESNFSTSQDDQDTNVHTSEQSYNNDTQDNNVGETSYNNETQNNNVDEESVQLHEERLNVDKENVETGEASVDKHVVEEEQEFDVPVEREEVTIERRPVNEKVDEDFNANDDDSVHIPLHEERVKVEKENVVSEEIVIKKNKVQDTEHVSEKVRHEETDINNPTDDNPK encoded by the coding sequence ATGGGTAAAATAGAAAAATTTAGTAACGAAAGTGATTTACTGCAACGTATTGATCAATTGAAAGAAGAAGGTGTCGGAGAAAGTGACTTACAAGTTATTTCCGAAGACAAGTTAGATGATAACTCTTTAGACTACACGGATGTTAAAGTGAAGAACTCTAGAGGCTCATTTAGCGACAAAATTACTGCACTATTCTCAGGCGAAAGTGCTGAAGAACGTGTATTATCAAGTTTAAATATTCCAGAAGAAGAATTAGATAGCTATAAACAAGAACTTAATAACGGAAAAATACTATTATATGTTGATAATGACAATATAAGCGATACTGAAAACTATGATTCAAATCATCCTAAAGACTCTCAAACAGGAAATGAGCATTACGATAATACGAAACCATTTTCTAGTGATGAGAGCGAAGATAGTGGCGTATCTAAAGGTACAGCTGCTGGTGCTGGATTAGGTGCAGGTGCTGCGGGCGCTGGTGCCGCTGCTGTACATTCAACTTCAGATCAAGAGGAAGATGTGAATGAAACATCTGATTTTGATAAAGCTGAAAGAGAAGAAGAATTTAATCAGCAAGATGAAGTACCTGAAAATGATCTAACTCAAGATGTGGATACTGCAGATACAGAAAAAACAGATGCACCATCATTTGATAACGAAGCTGAAACGGATCGAGATGTAAATACAAATCGATATGGCAATAATATTAATGAAGAAGACGTAGCGCATGATGATGTGGATGATTCAAACATCGACCATCAAGAAACATCAACTTCAGCTAATTTAGCAGGTGCTTCTGGTCTTGGCGCAGCTGGATATGCAAATGAACATAGAGAACAACAAGAAACAGAAGATGACGTACAAGACGATAGAAGAGTCTACTCTAGCGATTATGGTGAAACAGATAATGTTAAAGATCAACAAGATTTAACAAGAGAAGATGAATCATCATTCTCAAGAGTGCATGATGACGACGTAGAAAGAGAACGTTCTAACTTAAACTACGATAAACCAAATGAAAGTGTTGAACCACCAGTATCAGATGAAACAACAACACGTGAATCTAACTTCTCTACTAGCCAAGATGATCAAGATACAAATGTTCACACTTCTGAGCAGTCATACAACAACGACACACAAGATAATAATGTAGGCGAAACATCTTACAATAATGAAACACAAAATAACAATGTAGATGAAGAATCTGTTCAACTTCATGAAGAACGTCTAAATGTAGACAAAGAGAATGTTGAAACAGGTGAAGCATCTGTAGATAAACATGTTGTAGAAGAAGAACAAGAATTTGATGTACCGGTTGAACGTGAAGAAGTAACAATCGAACGTAGACCCGTTAATGAGAAAGTAGACGAAGACTTTAACGCTAATGATGATGATTCCGTACACATTCCATTACACGAAGAACGTGTAAAAGTAGAAAAAGAAAATGTCGTATCTGAAGAAATCGTCATTAAGAAAAATAAAGTTCAAGATACTGAACATGTTTCTGAAAAAGTGAGACATGAAGAAACAGATATCAATAATCCTACAGATGATAACCCTAAATAA
- the guaA gene encoding glutamine-hydrolyzing GMP synthase — MEMAFEQELILVLDFGSQYNQLITRRIREMGVYSELHDHEISIEEIKKMNPKGIILSGGPNSVYEEGSFTVDPEIFELGIPVLGICYGMQLMTKLLGGSVERANEREYGKATLNVKSDDELFFSLPNSQTVWMSHSDKVIDIPENFEIIADSPSCQNAAIEDKSRKLYGVQFHPEVRHTEYGNDLLRNFIRRVCECTGNWTMENFVEIEVEKIREQVGDRKVLCAMSGGVDSSVVAVLLHKAIGDQLTCIFVDHGLLRKGEGDMVMENFGEGFNMNIIRVDAKDPFMSKLAGVSDPEKKRKIIGNEFVYVFDNEASKLEGVDFLAQGTLYTDIIESGTKTAQTIKSHHNVGGLPEDMQFQLIEPINTLFKDEVRALGIELGIPEHLVWRQPFPGPGLGIRVLGEITEEKLEIVRESDAILREVVREEGLERDIWQYFTVLPDIRSVGVMGDYRTYDYTVGVRAVTSIDGMTSDFARIDWEVLQKVSSRIVNEVDHVNRVVYDITSKPPSTIEWE; from the coding sequence ATGGAAATGGCTTTTGAACAAGAGTTAATTCTTGTATTGGATTTTGGTAGTCAATATAACCAATTGATTACACGTCGTATAAGAGAAATGGGCGTATACAGTGAGTTACACGACCATGAAATCTCAATCGAAGAAATTAAAAAAATGAATCCTAAAGGTATTATACTTTCAGGTGGACCAAATTCAGTATACGAAGAGGGATCATTCACAGTTGATCCTGAAATCTTTGAACTAGGTATTCCTGTTTTAGGTATTTGTTACGGTATGCAATTAATGACTAAATTATTAGGTGGTTCTGTAGAAAGAGCTAATGAACGTGAATACGGTAAAGCAACATTAAACGTTAAATCAGATGACGAGTTATTCTTCAGCTTACCTAATAGTCAAACAGTTTGGATGAGTCACAGTGACAAAGTAATCGATATTCCTGAGAACTTTGAAATCATTGCAGACAGCCCAAGTTGTCAAAATGCAGCAATTGAAGATAAATCAAGAAAATTATACGGTGTACAATTCCATCCAGAAGTAAGACATACTGAATACGGAAATGACTTATTAAGAAACTTCATTCGTCGTGTTTGTGAATGTACAGGAAACTGGACTATGGAGAACTTTGTTGAAATCGAAGTAGAAAAAATTAGAGAACAAGTTGGCGATCGTAAAGTATTATGTGCGATGAGTGGTGGCGTTGATTCATCAGTTGTAGCAGTATTACTTCATAAAGCAATTGGCGATCAATTAACTTGTATCTTCGTAGACCATGGTTTGCTTAGAAAAGGTGAAGGCGACATGGTAATGGAGAACTTTGGTGAAGGATTCAATATGAACATTATTAGAGTAGATGCCAAAGATCCTTTCATGAGTAAATTAGCTGGCGTTTCAGACCCTGAGAAAAAACGTAAAATTATCGGTAATGAATTTGTATACGTATTTGATAACGAAGCATCAAAATTAGAAGGCGTTGATTTCCTTGCACAAGGTACGCTTTATACAGATATCATTGAATCAGGTACAAAGACTGCACAAACAATTAAATCACACCATAACGTAGGTGGATTACCAGAAGACATGCAGTTCCAATTAATTGAACCAATTAATACACTATTTAAAGACGAAGTACGTGCACTAGGAATCGAATTAGGCATACCAGAACATTTAGTATGGCGCCAACCATTCCCTGGCCCAGGTTTAGGAATTCGTGTATTAGGTGAAATTACTGAAGAAAAATTAGAAATCGTAAGAGAATCAGACGCAATTCTAAGAGAAGTCGTGCGTGAAGAAGGTCTAGAAAGAGACATTTGGCAATACTTCACAGTATTACCAGATATCCGTTCAGTAGGAGTTATGGGAGACTACCGTACATATGACTACACAGTCGGCGTACGCGCAGTAACATCAATAGACGGCATGACAAGTGACTTCGCAAGAATTGACTGGGAAGTCTTACAAAAAGTATCAAGCCGTATCGTAAACGAAGTAGACCACGTAAACAGAGTTGTCTATGACATTACATCTAAGCCCCCAAGCACAATTGAGTGGGAGTAA
- the cch1 gene encoding cassette chromosome replicative helicase, whose amino-acid sequence MTNNIFKQYPYFLNSNGFYEVIPPKSNNDVEKIIQLSSPIIIENKFLDPSTGVEKLIITDGKNIERIEASDILTSFKLPGLIKYGFNINERYIKSLSYALQSMRQSLPLSKLYTGVGVLQSDKEGMVISLDKPYFSKEIEQSQANEIICETHYDLQPKGTFKGWWEMYLKQVKGNLLLELAVVFAASSLVTAFLKTRREVEFAGTIFSFMGNSSTGKSTAAALAVSIAGNPTKGSNTLFRSWNGTRNALEGYLSSNFGVPIVLDELSAATFKDTTGLLYSLAEGQGRQRSNIDGNVKALKNWGTTVISTAEHSILNDSARNDGLNVRTIEISEAFTTSADNADAIKRATSVNYGHIMPLVAEYLLKREDEVIKWFHAEHDWFKNQLKNETSNTGIRMFKRYTVIATSARIFERVIAIPIDMDAVREYLVSYHLESVSERSLAEKAIEIIVQFVAQNRGKFSEDSKLSTMIENYGLIELKKDHIQVKMLTNVFKNMLDENHFQDVNTVIDALRDKDYIQSDRNRKTTKRSVPDSNGKKKTIVFYHLKLDMTYASMFGLSSKTEPSIPPPFVDNKNPNLLNDFVNQAREKEASDDLEL is encoded by the coding sequence ATGACTAACAACATATTCAAGCAATATCCATATTTTTTAAATTCAAATGGCTTTTATGAAGTGATTCCACCTAAAAGTAACAATGATGTAGAAAAAATCATCCAATTGTCTAGTCCCATCATTATTGAAAATAAATTTCTCGACCCGTCTACAGGGGTTGAGAAGTTGATTATTACAGATGGAAAAAATATTGAACGTATTGAAGCATCAGATATCTTAACATCTTTCAAGCTACCTGGATTGATTAAGTACGGCTTCAACATCAATGAACGGTACATTAAATCATTAAGCTATGCGTTACAATCGATGCGCCAGTCACTTCCATTATCTAAATTATATACCGGCGTAGGTGTATTACAGTCTGATAAGGAAGGTATGGTCATTTCATTGGATAAACCATACTTTTCAAAAGAAATAGAGCAATCTCAAGCTAATGAAATCATTTGTGAAACACACTATGATTTACAACCAAAAGGTACTTTCAAAGGCTGGTGGGAGATGTACTTAAAACAAGTTAAAGGGAACTTACTACTAGAACTTGCAGTAGTATTTGCTGCTTCTTCATTAGTTACTGCGTTCCTAAAAACAAGACGTGAGGTCGAGTTTGCGGGAACCATATTCTCATTTATGGGAAATTCAAGCACAGGTAAATCGACTGCAGCTGCTTTAGCTGTTTCAATAGCCGGCAATCCTACTAAAGGTAGTAATACTCTGTTTAGATCATGGAATGGTACTAGAAACGCGCTTGAAGGATATTTAAGTAGTAACTTTGGTGTGCCTATCGTATTAGATGAATTGTCAGCTGCAACCTTCAAAGACACTACTGGATTGTTGTACAGTTTGGCAGAGGGACAAGGCCGACAACGCTCTAATATTGATGGTAATGTCAAAGCACTCAAAAATTGGGGCACCACAGTGATAAGTACCGCAGAACACAGTATTTTAAATGATAGTGCACGTAATGATGGTTTGAATGTCCGTACGATTGAAATATCTGAAGCCTTTACAACAAGTGCTGACAATGCAGATGCAATTAAAAGGGCTACATCGGTCAATTATGGCCATATCATGCCATTAGTAGCTGAATATCTTTTAAAACGTGAGGACGAAGTAATTAAATGGTTTCATGCGGAACATGATTGGTTCAAAAACCAACTAAAAAATGAAACGAGTAATACTGGTATTCGTATGTTCAAACGCTATACAGTGATTGCGACATCTGCTCGGATATTCGAACGTGTTATTGCTATACCTATCGATATGGATGCAGTAAGAGAATACTTGGTTAGTTATCATTTGGAGTCAGTTTCAGAACGCTCACTAGCAGAGAAAGCTATCGAGATCATTGTTCAGTTTGTTGCTCAAAATCGTGGCAAATTCTCTGAAGATAGCAAACTCTCAACAATGATAGAAAATTATGGACTTATTGAACTTAAAAAAGACCACATTCAAGTTAAAATGCTTACCAATGTATTCAAAAATATGTTGGACGAAAATCATTTTCAAGATGTAAACACAGTTATAGATGCTTTACGCGATAAAGATTATATCCAATCTGACCGCAACCGTAAAACAACAAAACGTAGTGTCCCAGATTCTAATGGCAAAAAGAAGACTATTGTCTTTTACCATCTCAAGCTAGATATGACTTATGCTTCAATGTTTGGTTTGAGTTCTAAAACAGAACCTAGCATACCACCACCATTCGTTGATAATAAAAATCCAAATTTGCTTAATGACTTTGTTAATCAAGCCAGAGAAAAAGAAGCAAGTGACGATTTAGAACTATAA